One window of Deltaproteobacteria bacterium genomic DNA carries:
- a CDS encoding beta-N-acetylhexosaminidase: MGEIERDIGQLLWVGFHGAAAPSSLRDAIARGEVGAVVVFARNLAVADECLDVDATVDLTESIHGAAAAGAPPPLIAVDQEGGRVQRVRAPATRWPAMLSFDRLDPAEARALAGAVGEALGAELAVLGFDVDFAPVLDVHTNPDNPVIGDRAFGTDPGSVADRALAFAAGLERAGVVPCGKHFPGHGDTSTDSHLELPRVDHCIDRLRAVELVPFVRAARAGMPMFMTAHVVFAAVDDTAPATLSPRVLREVLRGEVGFDGVALSDDLDMRAIRDHFGAAEAAVRAIESGCDALLLCADEDAQAAAREALVRRSRDDAAFRARVAEAAARVRALHRRLPAPGRASAARAREVLGCARHRELAARLGGGGGG, translated from the coding sequence GTGGGGGAGATCGAACGGGACATCGGGCAGCTGCTGTGGGTCGGTTTCCACGGGGCCGCGGCGCCGTCGTCGCTCCGCGACGCGATCGCGCGCGGCGAGGTGGGGGCGGTCGTCGTGTTCGCCCGCAATTTGGCGGTGGCCGACGAGTGTCTGGACGTCGACGCCACGGTGGACCTCACCGAATCGATCCACGGGGCGGCTGCGGCGGGCGCGCCTCCGCCGTTGATCGCGGTCGACCAGGAGGGCGGCCGGGTCCAGCGGGTGCGCGCGCCGGCGACGCGGTGGCCGGCGATGTTGTCCTTCGATCGCCTCGATCCCGCCGAGGCGCGCGCTCTCGCGGGGGCTGTCGGCGAGGCGCTCGGCGCCGAACTGGCCGTACTGGGGTTCGACGTGGACTTCGCGCCCGTGCTCGACGTGCACACCAACCCCGATAATCCGGTCATTGGGGACCGCGCGTTCGGCACGGACCCGGGTTCCGTCGCCGATCGAGCGCTCGCGTTCGCCGCCGGGCTCGAGCGCGCCGGTGTGGTGCCGTGCGGCAAGCACTTTCCCGGGCACGGCGATACGTCGACCGACAGCCATCTCGAGTTGCCGCGCGTCGACCACTGCATCGACCGGCTCCGCGCGGTGGAACTGGTTCCGTTCGTTCGAGCGGCGCGCGCTGGGATGCCGATGTTCATGACCGCGCACGTGGTGTTCGCCGCGGTCGACGACACGGCGCCCGCCACCCTGTCGCCCCGCGTTCTGCGAGAGGTGTTGCGCGGCGAGGTGGGCTTCGACGGCGTGGCGCTGAGCGACGATCTCGACATGCGCGCGATCCGCGACCACTTCGGTGCCGCCGAAGCGGCGGTGCGCGCGATCGAATCGGGGTGCGATGCGCTGCTCCTGTGCGCCGACGAGGACGCGCAGGCCGCCGCCCGCGAGGCACTCGTGCGGCGGTCGCGCGACGACGCCGCGTTTCGCGCGCGCGTGGCCGAGGCCGCCGCCCGCGTGCGCGCGCTGCATCGGCGGTTGCCGGCGCCGGGGCGGGCGAGTGCGGCGCGCGCCCGCGAGGTGCTCGGCTGCGCGCGGCACCGTGAACTGGCGGCCCGCCTCGGTGGCGGCGGCGGTGGCTGA